The Vibrio fortis DNA segment GGATGCACAGAAGGTGATGGAACGTAAGATGCTCGACATTAGTGATGAACTGTACGAGATCGAACAGGTAGTTGAGTTATAAGTAAATTCATCTTGTTCAAATTATTCGAACATGTTGTTTCAGTTTTAGTTATGTCATTTATGTAAAGCTAGGTAAATAATATGTTGCAACAACACAGAGTAATGTACGCTCTTCGTACTATACCGACTGTAACCATTTGGAATGAAACATGAGTAACAATGTAAAGAATTACAATCCAATAGCGAGACTTTTGCACTGGGTATCAGCTCTAACCATTTTTGGATTATTTGGTGTCGGCCTATGGATGGTTGACCTCTCTTACTACAGTGAATGGTATAAGACGGCTCCAGATTGGCATCGCTCAATTGGTATTATTTTGGCGGCGGTGACTCTGTTCAGATTGGTCTGGAAAACAGTGACAGCGTCACCAAGTGTTGAAGGTAAAAGCTATGAAGTGGTAGCAGCAAAAGCAGCTCACGGCTTCATGTATCTAAATCTACTGGCTTTATTTGTGTCTGGCTACTTGATCTCCACATCGGATGGCCGTGGCATAGATGTATTTAACTGGTTCACTGTTCCAAGTATGGGAGAGTTGTTTGCAAACCAATCTGACTTGGCAGGAACCGTACACTACTATGCAGCTTGGGTGCTGATCCTATTAGCATCAGTTCATGCGCTGGCTGCAATTAAACACCACATTATCGACAAAGACGATACGCTACGAAAAATGATAGGAGCATCAAAATGAAAAAATCAATTATCGCTACAGGACTAGCCTTTGCTATGGCAATGCCTTTCGCTGCGAACGCTGCTGATTACGTGATTGATACAAAGGGCGCGCACGCGTCTGTTAACTTCAAAGTGAGCCACCTTGGTTACAGCTTTATTAAAGGACGTTTCAACACATTTTCTGGTGACTTCTCATTTGACGA contains these protein-coding regions:
- a CDS encoding cytochrome b, producing the protein MSNNVKNYNPIARLLHWVSALTIFGLFGVGLWMVDLSYYSEWYKTAPDWHRSIGIILAAVTLFRLVWKTVTASPSVEGKSYEVVAAKAAHGFMYLNLLALFVSGYLISTSDGRGIDVFNWFTVPSMGELFANQSDLAGTVHYYAAWVLILLASVHALAAIKHHIIDKDDTLRKMIGASK